One Helianthus annuus cultivar XRQ/B chromosome 12, HanXRQr2.0-SUNRISE, whole genome shotgun sequence genomic region harbors:
- the LOC110895204 gene encoding ubiquitin-conjugating enzyme E2 35, whose translation MANSNLPRRIIKETQRLLSEPAPGISASPSEDNMRYFNVMILGPTQSPYEGGVFKLELFLPEEYPMAAPKVRFLTKIYHPNIDKLGRICLDILKDKWSPALQIRTVLLSIQALLSAPNPDDPLSENIAKHWKSNEAEAVETAKEWTRLYASGA comes from the exons ATGGCGAACAGCAATCTTCCTCGAAGAATTATCAAG GAAACTCAGCGGTTACTGAGTGAACCAG CTCCGGGAATAAGTGCATCGCCGTCGGAAGATAATATGCGGTATTTTAATGTCATGATCCTTGGTCCAACACAGTCTCCTTATGAAG GAGGAGTTTTCAAGCTGGAGTTATTTTTGCCAGAAGAATATCCTATGGCTGCTCCCAAG GTCCGGTTTCTTACAAAAATTTACCACCCGAATATTGACAAG CTTGGTAGGATTTGTCTTGATATCCTTAAAGACAAATGGAGCCCTGCTCTTCAGATTCGCACTGTACTCTTGAG CATTCAAGCTCTTTTAAGTGCTCCAAACCCAGACGATCCACTCTCTGAGAACATAGCAAAGCACTGGAAATCTAATGAAGCTGAAGCTGTTGAAACAG CAAAAGAGTGGACCCGTTTGTATGCCAGTGGCGCCTAA